The proteins below are encoded in one region of Ephemeroptericola cinctiostellae:
- a CDS encoding efflux RND transporter periplasmic adaptor subunit yields the protein MARIKQGKHKAFIVFKGENSTDQQTNAGQKVGWRPLVSAVLCALLLAACSKSSVTNPAAEGQKKPPAEVGYIVMAAQDAPMYTELPGRVVAYRTAEVRPQVNGLIRSRLFREGGDVKAGSPLYQIDASTYRAATDSAQASLNKALASLHATQLKAQRYKELAAIKAVSQQDYDDAQAAFKQGQADVAAARANLNSQQVNLNYATITAPISGRIGKSAINEGSLVTASQATALTTIQQLDPIYVDVSQSASDALRLREALQSGNVKSNGRTAVKLMLSDGSEYGATGTLSFADAAIDQTSDSIALRTVFANPQRTLLPGMFVRIVLDNTTLPNALLIPQKALLRDTTGKAMVWVIDADGKIAQRMVTTGQAVGQDWLVREGLQAGDKVVVDGFQKARVGDAVNGVLVADAASAGDASAKNAATASTNPVAAANSTQGK from the coding sequence ATGGCACGCATAAAACAAGGTAAGCATAAAGCATTCATCGTTTTTAAAGGTGAAAATAGCACCGATCAACAAACCAATGCAGGCCAAAAAGTAGGGTGGCGACCCCTTGTGAGCGCCGTGTTGTGTGCGTTGCTGTTGGCTGCATGCAGCAAATCCAGTGTGACAAATCCAGCGGCAGAGGGTCAAAAAAAACCACCAGCAGAGGTGGGCTACATTGTGATGGCGGCGCAAGATGCACCGATGTACACTGAGTTACCAGGGCGAGTGGTGGCGTATCGAACGGCAGAGGTTCGACCTCAAGTCAATGGTTTGATTCGTTCACGGTTGTTCCGCGAGGGGGGGGATGTCAAGGCGGGTAGCCCGTTGTACCAAATTGATGCCAGCACGTATCGTGCGGCAACGGACAGTGCACAAGCCAGTTTAAACAAGGCCTTGGCTTCATTGCACGCGACACAACTAAAAGCACAGCGTTACAAAGAACTGGCTGCGATTAAAGCGGTCAGTCAACAAGATTACGATGACGCACAAGCGGCTTTCAAGCAGGGACAAGCCGATGTTGCAGCAGCACGTGCCAACTTAAACAGCCAACAGGTCAATTTAAACTACGCGACGATCACAGCGCCAATCAGCGGGCGCATTGGTAAATCGGCGATCAATGAGGGTTCTTTGGTGACTGCCAGTCAGGCCACGGCTTTGACCACCATTCAACAATTGGATCCGATTTATGTGGATGTTTCACAATCGGCATCAGATGCTTTGCGTTTACGTGAGGCTTTGCAATCAGGCAATGTGAAAAGCAATGGACGCACTGCGGTTAAACTCATGCTGTCAGATGGCAGCGAGTATGGCGCGACAGGGACTTTAAGTTTTGCAGATGCGGCCATTGATCAAACATCTGATTCGATTGCTTTGCGCACTGTGTTTGCCAATCCACAGCGTACTTTATTGCCCGGCATGTTTGTGCGCATTGTGTTGGACAACACCACACTCCCGAACGCATTGCTGATTCCGCAAAAGGCTTTGTTGCGCGATACGACGGGTAAGGCGATGGTGTGGGTGATTGATGCCGATGGCAAAATTGCTCAACGCATGGTGACCACAGGACAGGCGGTTGGTCAGGATTGGCTGGTGCGCGAAGGTTTGCAAGCGGGTGATAAAGTGGTGGTGGATGGTTTCCAAAAAGCCCGCGTGGGTGATGCAGTGAATGGTGTATTGGTTGCAGATGCAGCCAGTGCTGGTGATGCTTCGGCAAAAAATGCCGCGACAGCTTCAACCAATCCAGTCGCAGCAGCCAATTCAACCCAAGGGAAATAA
- a CDS encoding MarR family winged helix-turn-helix transcriptional regulator encodes MPPHFSMSLDEFAEIHRSGFNVEFDPVVMPLMYLLKAGKAYHMSILEQDIQKIGLSIFEADVLLILKGSFNEKQLTPKQVGERLAISSGGLTKVLNQLERKGFITRLIDEHDKRSKPIKLTPIGEQKAVDALLQIQSTTDGWVHGRLSDEKIIALSNLLSELVPQPKESRSQPI; translated from the coding sequence ATGCCGCCGCATTTTTCAATGTCTCTGGATGAGTTCGCAGAAATTCATCGTTCTGGGTTCAATGTCGAATTTGACCCTGTGGTCATGCCCTTGATGTACTTGCTCAAAGCAGGTAAAGCCTATCACATGAGCATACTTGAACAAGACATTCAAAAGATCGGCTTGTCTATTTTTGAAGCCGACGTACTGTTGATCCTTAAAGGCTCATTCAATGAAAAACAACTGACCCCAAAGCAAGTCGGTGAACGTTTGGCCATCAGCTCGGGCGGTCTGACCAAAGTCCTTAATCAGCTTGAGCGCAAAGGTTTCATCACTCGACTGATTGATGAACATGACAAGCGCAGCAAACCCATTAAACTCACCCCCATAGGTGAACAAAAAGCCGTTGATGCCCTGCTGCAAATCCAAAGCACCACCGATGGTTGGGTGCACGGTCGCTTGTCCGATGAAAAAATCATTGCTTTGTCTAATTTGTTGTCTGAGCTGGTTCCACAGCCCAAAGAGTCACGGAGTCAACCCATCTGA